The genomic window CTCATCATTAGCCGCCGTCTACAAAGTGTTGCGGTGGAGATCATGTGAAATTAGGGTTCGACTGTAGAAGTAGTCACAGGATATCGAATGCACAAGAGAGAATGGCGATCAATCTAAGAAACGTGACGATCGATCTTCTTCTCAAGGAAGAAGGCCAGTTTCGCAGAGAGTGGCTCTACCTCTACATGGATCATCGGCTTCACGAGATTGGCGATCGAAAATTGGCAAAGTTTGTTAGACGAGTATTTATAAGGAAAGGTacttgagaagaagaaaaaaggaaatcctcgcttttaatcaaaaaaaaggaaattgatcACAACGGTCAATTAGTGATCACAACGGTCATTAGTGATGATGGCAACGTATATTTGATTTGACCATAACAATAGAATCTGAATGGATATAATTTAGTATTGAAAGTCTTTTCTTTCCATTGTTTCTATTGACAAATAATCTCAATCCCCTTTTTGGCTTAGCCTTACTTACTCATGTATACAGAGACTCTTTTCGTTCACGTGTCCTCTACACTTATGTTTCAATGAATGATAATTCCAAGTTCATAtgctcatcatcatccacaTTTCAGAGTCTATTCATTCTTCTCAGCATTCATGAAGCAATAGTTCTCTGGCACTCTGCAAATTTTGAAGCACCCACTGCTAATTCCTTCTCCCTGTCTTTTCACCATTATATACTTTAGATTCCATGGCctaagtcttcttcttcgccactgaacaaaatgaaaatctcTCTAAACTTTTGTAATGGAAgcgtttttcttcttcttttgtcttcaCATGGCTCTGCTTCTGGAATCTAATGTTAGTAAATTCTCAAGGCATAATGAAAAGTGCAGCCATGAAGAAATTTCGAATgagattgaaagaaaaagatgtcaTTAGAGCTTCTCTTTGagtttctataaaaaaagaacaacacaacaacaccctaaaggaaacaaaagaaacatcaacatttttccaagagagaaggaaatgatttcaaaaaggctaaaacagtttttcttcattactcAGGACCCTTGTGTTGTTGCTTACTCTTGATAGCAAGTTCTTTCACCATCTTCGTTAGTTGCCTCATGCTCACATCTTTGAGCTCTTCATcaatcgtcttcttcttctttgtcttcttaaCCTCGGCCTCAGCTTTCCCCTCTCCATTGTTGTTAACAGCCATCTCCTTGTCCTCCTCGCTCTCTAAGATTGATTCTGCTTCAAATGGAGACAACGAAGTTCTTGTCTCATTACCAGCAAGActtgatgaagaggaagaagctggagtcttcttaTCTGAAACAGGAGCCTCTTCTGATTCAATTTCAATGGATTCTTCAGACCCGCAGCTGTTTTCCTCCAACTCGACCTCGCCTATCTCATAATCAGACCATTCATCGCTGTCTTCTTCGAGTTCCTCCACAGCaagaggtgaagaagaaaaatcgaGTTCTTTCGATTCATCAGCTATCAGAACAGTTGCCACTGAGTCAACCTTACTCACATTATCACTAGCTGAGACTTTAGACTCAAATGCCTCTTGGTTTGTGTGAACAGCAACACCAAAATCATCACCCTCCCATGGATCAGTCTCATATTCTGTTTCCTCTGATTCAGATTCAGAATCAATCTTCATTTGCTCAGGCTCTGATTCTTTGTTGCAGGCCAAAGTGTTTGTGGTGGTAGTAGAAGTAGCATggtctacaacaacaaaaccatcCTCCTGCGAAGTTTCATGTTCATTGACTAGAACAAAACTATCTGAAGCTGAAACCGTGCTGGAATCTGCAAAGAAATCCCCCATGGAAATTAAGAAAGGCAACAAGAAAATAGTGAAGCAAAAAACATTGAAGGGTGTGCTTGTTTGTGTGTATACCTGTTCTATTCAGATGTTCCTTACTGGTGGATGCATCAAAGAAAGTGATATCACCAAGATCACCATATAATATATCAAGATCTGGATCATTCTTTGAGCCATCCCATTCCTTCTCCAAGGAATCATTTAAATCTCTCCCTGACATTACTCCACCCTTGTCAGTATTTTCTGAGTTCTCATCTGACTTTGCCTGGAATTTGGAACCTGCATTGTACAACTGATTTTGATTACAAACTCattcaatatataataacatgaCAATCATCTGTTTtgaaaacgagagagagattggATTTCATACCTGCTGGAGAATCTTCGTGCTTCTTTACAGGTACATTGGTTTTCAAACTCAGGTCAGCCATGGATTCTTCTAACAATCTGACAGACCTTCTGGTACTGTAAACCCGCTGAACCGACTCATCCTTCTTGGAAGACGCAGCGGCCTGAGCCCTTCTTGTGCTTCTAGCCGCTGGAGTTTTGCTCACATTGGCTTCAGGCATGATATCATTGACATCTAACTTCACAGCACGGCTCTGAGGTACTGATGGATTCTGGAGCATATTCATGTCCTTGTTTTCTTGATCCATTTCTCCAGCTAAGGACTTGCTCACCACATAACAAGAACGGGTCACCAATTCTGATGACTGAGTTTCATCCTTGGTGGACTTCCTTCGAGTTGTTCTAGCAGCAGTTCGAGCAGCACTTGGCAAATTTCTTGCAACACTGGTTGGAGACTGGTCACGAGATGGATCCATGAACTCATCCATACCTTCCACCtaacaaatcaaaatggtCAGACTCTCAGGGATCTACTAATTACAAATTGTAAAACTCACAAGCAAAGCAAAACCATCAAAATGTTAAGATCAaacatataagatttaaaAGCACTGGACTCAAACAGAATCGAACAACCATCCAGATCTAAAACCATTCGAGGAACTTTCCGATTTCATATTCAAATACTCTAACAAACATCCATAATTTATCAATCGTCCAAGCAATTTCAGAAATAGATGAATCCACAAACAACGACACGCTCTAGATGGTTAACAAGATATCGATCtcaaatcattttcatattaCTGAGAAAAAGCAAGATGCGAAGACTACTGGAACAAAAtctgaagaaaagagaggcAACAACTTACAATCTCAAGATCTCTGAGAGCATCGGCCATGGCAATATTGGTCATATTGGCTGGGATTTTGTTCCTCTTACAGAAAAATTGAAGATCTCTTCGAGGAAGACTGTGGAAATCCATGGCGACGaattagagaaaatgaaaacaaaaagtttgatCTGGTTGAGAAAATGACAGTTGAAAAACAAGACGTTTCTGCTATGTCTCTAAAGATCCGAAGATGAAGGATATTTATACCATTAGGCGaacataaaccctaactccCTTGCGCACAAGTGACCGTTGCAGcgtaaattttgaatttaatggGCCTAAAATATAAAAGCCCATATTTTGGATCGTAAGATGGGCCTATGATTCGGTAACGTAGAAAGCACGCGCTCTTGAGGAGCGCGTGTAAATTAATTGAACTGCGAAGCTCGCAATCACCATCATCcggaggagagagagagagagaaggcgAAAGAGTCACGGAGGTTTCAGagagaacgagagagagaCGAGGACGCGGAGGTTTCAGAGAGAACGAGAGAGACGAGGACGACGAGAACTCGCTTACGTAGCTAGCTTATAGAGGGACGGTGGAAAAAGTAGAGAGGAAAGGTTTTAACCTAACCGGCGTTAAAGAGCGTAGGGTTATGGGAGTTTTCCAAATCTGAATGGAAAGCTTAGTTCTCGCCGGATTCACTTCCTTCTCTTCCGTCTGTTTCAGTTGTGGTTTTGGATCCGCCGGGATTCGTCTGTA from Arabidopsis thaliana chromosome 3, partial sequence includes these protein-coding regions:
- a CDS encoding lisH domain-like protein (unknown protein; BEST Arabidopsis thaliana protein match is: unknown protein (TAIR:AT5G17160.1); Has 7130 Blast hits to 3690 proteins in 504 species: Archae - 22; Bacteria - 2666; Metazoa - 1654; Fungi - 721; Plants - 246; Viruses - 56; Other Eukaryotes - 1765 (source: NCBI BLink).); the protein is MDFHSLPRRDLQFFCKRNKIPANMTNIAMADALRDLEIVEGMDEFMDPSRDQSPTSVARNLPSAARTAARTTRRKSTKDETQSSELVTRSCYVVSKSLAGEMDQENKDMNMLQNPSVPQSRAVKLDVNDIMPEANVSKTPAARSTRRAQAAASSKKDESVQRVYSTRRSVRLLEESMADLSLKTNVPVKKHEDSPAGSKFQAKSDENSENTDKGGVMSGRDLNDSLEKEWDGSKNDPDLDILYGDLGDITFFDASTSKEHLNRTDSSTVSASDSFVLVNEHETSQEDGFVVVDHATSTTTTNTLACNKESEPEQMKIDSESESEETEYETDPWEGDDFGVAVHTNQEAFESKVSASDNVSKVDSVATVLIADESKELDFSSSPLAVEELEEDSDEWSDYEIGEVELEENSCGSEESIEIESEEAPVSDKKTPASSSSSSLAGNETRTSLSPFEAESILESEEDKEMAVNNNGEGKAEAEVKKTKKKKTIDEELKDVSMRQLTKMVKELAIKSKQQHKGPE